One stretch of Archocentrus centrarchus isolate MPI-CPG fArcCen1 chromosome 5, fArcCen1, whole genome shotgun sequence DNA includes these proteins:
- the slc2a9l1 gene encoding solute carrier family 2 member 9, like 1: METLLQQLTHGNGLLLILILGFGGSFQHGYQITGLSSPSPYIQRFINSSWYDRYKEPPPPQTVTMIWSLIVSMYAVGGLFGAGSVKFISGLMGRKKAVICNSFITVAAAAIMLTSKSVGSFEMSIVARIIYGYSAGLGLNTHLMYLGEISLRKIRGIVTLTSAIFTALGKLSGQLLGLSELLGREDTWDILLCVPAVFSVVQIVVLPFFPEAPRYLFIEKRDDKACKKALQSLWGQGDYTQEMDEMLTEQAAIEAAPQVSPLQLLRDRTVRWQLITMSTIYCCNHLCGMSTVSTFSFDIFLEVGIPKKKIRYITLGLGVAEILTSVACGLLIEHTGRRPLLWGGYGVMAACWVFVTVTLNLKDFSYWVPYITASLMVIFIIFFGGGPGGVTSTINSDVFIQSNRVAALVLMGLLRWFMFAVLGLVFPFLINALSSYCFLLYACACMLGSLYMYFFLPETKGKTLLEISEEFKAITLCGKSFAEEKRTETKL, translated from the exons ACCCATGGCAATGGTCTGCTCCTCATCCTTATTTTGGGATTTGGAGGTAGCTTTCAGCATGGCTACCAGATCACTGGACTGAGCTCTCCTTCACCA TACATACAGCGCTTCATCAACAGCAGCTGGTACGACAGATATAAAGAGCCTCCACCTCCGCAGACGGTCACAATGATCTGGTCTCTTATTGTATCCATGTATGCTGTCGGGGGACTCTTTGGTGCCGGCAGTGTCAAATTCATCTCAGGCTTGATGGGCAG AAAAAAAGCAGTGATCTGCAACAGCTTCATCACTGTCGCTGCAGCAGCGATCATGCTGACAAGTAAAAGTGTCGGTTCTTTCGAAATGAGCATTGTGGCGAGAATCATATATGGCTACTCAGCAG GCTTGGGATTGAACACACATTTGATGTATCTTGGGGAGATTTCACTCAGAAAGATAAGAGGGATAGTGACTCTGACCTCGGCCATTTTTACAGCACTTGGCAAACTGTCTGGGCAGCTTTTAGGGTTAAG tgagctCCTTGGTCGTGAGGACACGTGGGACATTCTCCTCTGCGTTCCTGCAGTTTTCTCAGTGGTTCAGATTGTGGTGTTGCCTTTTTTCCCTGAGGCGCCAAGATATTTATTCATAGAGAAAAGAGATGATAAGGCATGCAAAAAAG CTCTCCAGAGTCTGTGGGGCCAAGGTGACTACACACAGGAAATGGATGAGATGTTGACTGAGCAGGCAGCCATTGAAGCAGCCCCACAAGTGAGCCCCTTGCAGCTGTTGAGAGACAGGACTGTCCGATGGCAACTCATCACCATGTCCACCATCTACTGTTGCAACCACCTGTGTGGCATGTCTACA GTCAGTACCTTCTCTTTTGACATCTTCCTGGAGGTGGGTATACCAAAAAAGAAGATCCGCTACATTACTCTTGGTCTTGGAGTGGCTGAAATCCTCACCTCAGTCGCCTGT GGTCTTCTTATTGAGCACACAGGGAGAAGACCATTGCTGTGGGGAGGTTATGGTGTCATGGCTGCTTGCTGGGTATTTGTCACTGTCACGCTCAACCTGAAG GATTTCAGCTACTGGGTTCCATACATTACCGCCAGTTTGATGGTCATTTTCATCATCTTCTTTGGTGGAGGACCTG GAGGAGTCACAAGTACGATCAACAGTGATGTCTTCATTCAGTCTAATCGAGTGGCAGCACTTGTCCTCATGGGGTTGTTGCGATGGTTTATGTTTGCAGTGCTGGGCCTAGTCTTTCCATTCCTTATC AACGCTCTCAGCTCGTATTGCTTTCTGCTGTATGCCTGTGCGTGCATGCTGGGCAGCCTGTATATGTATTTCTTTTTGCCTGAGACTAAAGGCAAGACCCTGCTGGAGATCTCAGAGGAGTTTAAAGCCATCACGCTCTGTGGGAAATCCTTTGCAGAGGAAAAGAGAACTGAGACCAAGTTATGA